Genomic window (Zingiber officinale cultivar Zhangliang chromosome 2B, Zo_v1.1, whole genome shotgun sequence):
AAGGAGGAAGAaatcaaagaagaagaagaagaagaagaagaagaagggtctGCTTCAGCTAATAGCACAAAAACTGAGGTTTGCTTGTATAAGCAAGGAGTGAGGTTGAAGAACTCAGCTTGGCAAGGTCTGGATGGCTTGTTCTTGTAGAGTATGGTCTGATGCTGTTGAATTGTATATAGTAAAGATGAGGTTTGTTGCGAATTGGATTTGTATTGTTCAGATGGTTTAATCCTTATAGAAACTTCTTCGAGCACCCTGGGGGCTTCTAACTTTCTGCATTGCATTATATAACATATACTCCAATACATAGTCTGCAGAATATGCTTGATGGGATTGCATAGGATCGATTCAATCTTGACCTCAAGTCGATCCTATGCGGATCGTGATCCTGCATAGGAACACGATCCTACTAACTATGCTCCAGTATCTTGACAAACTGTCACTGGATGTTTCAACTTGCAAAGCACGAGAACAGATAGATCTTGGCAATATTCTGATGAAAAGACAGTAGAAAAACAGGGAATAAGGATATCTGCTTATGTTTCTAACAAGTATCGTCGCTACAATGTACGCTGAGCTGAGCTGTTTTTCATCGGCACAGAAGCAACTTGGAGGATAGTGCTTAAGAGGATGCAACAATTAGCAAAGGGATGGGCATCTTCATAACCTCCAGCAACTTTAAGAGAGTGCGGCAACGACTGGTGGAGAAATAACAGGTTTAACCAGGACGGCTACATTTCTAGTTACTGGTTGGAAAGCCGCGGCAGTCTCCAAGTACTCCCAGGCCATCCTTCGGTTCTGCTCCGTTAATTCTTGCTTCGTTTCCTCCTCCTCGAAGTTCCTTTTGCAGGCCAGAAATAGCTCTTCATCCATCTCACATAATACCTTGTTAACGTTTTGTGTCAAGTTCAAAACACCTTGATTCCAATGAGTGAGAATGTTCCTCTCTAAAGCCGGCAAGATTAGCGGCATTACTACTTGTCGATTGTGCGACACCAGATTAATCACTCGGTCATTGTTGCACATGAGTAAGGCCCTCTCTGCAACCTGAAAGCCAATTAAACAAGCCAATTAAACCATTTTTGTAAAAAGAAAGGCACAAAATCTAGTATCCAGTGATTATCATCCACAAATGTGCTTATCATTCTAAGAACCAATGTACCGAATAGAGGGGATAGAAACAACTGCTTAAAACCAAACATACTTCAAAAAGGTAATAACCACAACTCTAGTTTTTAGTTCACTAATTATCTCTTCCTGACGACTATTAAAATTTACAATCAAACTAGTGATGAATTTTAGAATCCTCCACTTGTAGGCTAGTTAGATACAAAAGGAGAATCAGACTTACAGAATGTGGTCTAGACGCTAGGGATCACTGTTCTTCATGACAACTCCCAGTACCAGGTTGTTGTTTCGTAGGCCATACAAATGCTAAGAACCCTAAACCAGGTTATTGGTCATTATTGACATGTAATTCTTTATTGATGCATTTGAAAGATTCATTAAATCCTCATTTGTCAGGTGTTGGATGAACAAGGTTGTATTCACATTTGAATCTCGAGGACATAGCTATACTATGGAGTGGCTGAAGTAAAGAACTTCACAAAGTAGTAGCAATCCAATTGTCTATTTGATACTAAATGATTGGTTAAAAAATTAACTCCAAACATAAATCAATTTTACAAAACTATAATAACATAGCGCATTTAGTTAATTGCAGGAGCATGAGATATCATGCATAACCGAGAACAACCAAAAGTTCAGCATAGAGTTGACATGAATAACTGATGCATGCACATTCACCCTGTGTTTTTACAATACACAATACAAATTGTTCAAAGCAATTTCACATTCAAGTTTTTCATGCTCAACTAGTTCAACTTCATTTGAGCTAGAATCATGAGGAATATATGAAATGTGGAAGGTAAGTCAAAAAGTTTTTGATGTTTAAAGGTGTTAAATAGCTTGACCAGTAAGGATGTTGGTGGTCTTGCAGATGGTGATGGAATCAAATCCTATATTTGTCACAAAGGTTTTGAATGCTAACCAATAACATATAATAATGTCATCTCTAAATTGTTAAGATCATAATTCAGAGATAAATAAATGGAACATGAAATAATACCTTTAGGACTGTCTTTTTAAACAAGAAAACAGAAATTTAAGGATATTAACATACTCACAGACAACGTTAATATTATTTCCAAAAGCACCTATCAGCAGGCCATAAAGATCTATCTTACACTCATAACATCAAGATGCAGAATATATCTCAATTGCAGTGTCAAAGGAAGTTCACAAAAACGGGATAATTTGAGCATAAATAGTAAAAGGGTTCACATCACCTGGAAATGAGAACTATTAATGCAGCATCCAACCCTACGGAACAGCGGAAGCACACACTTTTGGATATCCACATCATTTGTAGTCTCCAAAATTTCTTCCAACTCACTTAAAAACATAACTTCCTTCTGACTGTTAATCACAGGCCAATATCTCAATAACCCATTTAGAACTGATGTTACCAGCTTAGGCTCTTTCTCGACGAATTGTATCACACAATAAGTCAGTTGTTGATGATAGATACCTAGTGTTTTTGGCTTGTGCAGTGGAATTAGGACCTTACACAAGAACAGTTTATGCTCCTCTTTTAGAGGTAATGCAAACCCACTGATGATACTACCAAAAACTTCTAACAATTCAGCAATACCGTTATGTCGGTTTGTCTCAAACATAAACTGGTAAAATACATTGCTTATCATTTTCCGGATGAAAGGCCGATGTGCCATGAATTTTCCATAGACCCTGTGCAAGATTGCTTTCAAGCAATCCCTCTCCCTAGGATCCTCGGAATCAAAGAGGTGTAGCAGTCTCACAATGAATGTATGATCCACATACTTCTTCGCAATTTTGGCATCAAGTGAGGATGACTCTATGAACTTAAGGAGCAAATCATAGACAAGTTGCAGATGGGACCAAGCTGGTTCAAACACGGGTTCTTCTTCTTCAGTCTCCGCGCCGCCAGTACTGGATCGAGTATTTGGTGGGAAGACCCTAAACAAGTTGCTGGCGAACATCTTACAGATAGCAGCAATGGTGGGTTCCGTGAAGCGAGAACCCCCAGTATCAACATAATCGATGATGTCTAATAATGCCTGCCGTTTCATATCCTTCTCAGCAGAGTTCCTGTTGGGATCCGAGAAATCGAAGATAACGTAACAGAGATTCAATTTATTGATCAAAAGGTTCTGCTTTTCCGTGTTGGGGACATCCTTGAATAGAAGTAGAGGTTCGATGCTTGTGACAACACTTGACGGGAAGATGGAAGAAGCAGTCCGCTTGACAGTGGTTGATCGGGAGGGAACTAAACTGCCACTGCTGGTCCGATGGATTGGCTTCCCGTTCGAAGAGGTCGTCACATTGCTGCCGGAAGAATCAGATTTGGAAGACTTTCGAGGTAATTTGCAGAGGAATTGCTTCCACATGGCGCCCAAGTTGGGGATGGAATCAGATCGAGCCCATGCTGCGAAATTTCACGGCAAGAACAAAATGGACAAAAAAGTAGAAATCAAGCGAACTCGAGGCATTCAAATAAGATCAATCAAAGAGCAACCACAAAAATGCCCCGCCACCTGATGTCAATGCCCAGAAATCTGAAGCGAGCCCAATCAAGATGTCAACCTGGAAAGCGACTGCAAGAAGGAAATCATCAAgtggaaaacaaaaacaaaatcaaaaaaaaaaaaactccaagcTGTTGGAAAATAATGAACGGATGAGGGGTTCTCCAGGTCCGAGATCACGGATCTGGCGAGAAGAACCTCGATCGGGAGTTCCAGATGGGACGCCATAGATCAGAGCTTCCCTCGTTCTTCCCCGCGCTCATTCCGAGATCGGACTGGATCAGTGGCTCCGAGCAGAGAGCGAGGTGGAAGCGGAAGTGACAGGGGTGAATGAGTTGAAAGGGGAGAAAGAAATACGCCGCTTGTAAAATGGGCAACCAACGAACGGTGACGATTCCAACTCAGGGCACGGAAGAAAAATCTCGACCGTCAGACTCCTTTtccaattaaaataataaatagcaaAATGCCAGAGGTGACAGTGACGTGATTAGACGGTGGGCGGGTAGCTAGCGCATCAGGTGACCACGAGATCCACGTCAGCACGCCAGAAAGTTTGGGTCAGTAATTTttcagattaattttaaaaaacaacaacaatatattattattattattaaatatatcAAACTACTGGATCACTTATGGTTTGACTCAACCGGTGATAAGTTAAGTTATGCTTGACataatctaattttaattcagttaAATTGTTACGCATCGTGAAATTATTATCATCTTGACTAATCTtttgtaaaatataaaataaattgtaAATAATATACCAAACATCGAGAAGGTGAAAAAAACATATTAAATTTTCCATAAAAAAATTAGCTGCACCTTCTTATAAACATCAGGCCCCTGGACTACGGCTCGGGTACGCCCTTTTAACACATCGTCGGTCAACAGTTCCTTTCCCATGGAAAAACTGACAAAAGAGGAATAGAAGAAATCAAAATGAGAGAAAGGATCAGAACACAGATCCCGAAATGCTTCATCTCCATCTCCAATGGCTATATATGATACAGACACAAACTCAGAATGAAGTGAACAGGCAATAATTATACACGGAGACGCACGCACTGAACGCACTCCTAGATTTGGACGTCTCTGTCCACAGATCTCCACAGCTCAGGATGGCTGAGGAGTCAACCACAGCTCTGCAAACTTGACTTTCGATACGCTCTCCAAGACTTCGAATGGAGTGATGTCGCCAACCACCACCACCTTCTTGCTGCCCAAGTCCACTTCGTATGAGGACACTCCTGCAGACACGGCCGAGTGATTAACTGTAAAAGTTCATTTAGAGTCGAGAAGAATTTTTTACCTTCCATCTTTGAGATGTGCTTCTGAACTTTTCTTGCACAGCCATTGCAGTGCATGGAGACCCTCAGCACCACTGTCTGGATAGCATCAGGAGGCAGGATGACTTTTAGTTCTTATGCTACAGATTATTTGCCATAGTTTAGGgaataaaaaattaaggaagtttcaAAGGATTACCTTGGGTTCCAAATGGAAAGCCAGTGTCTTGGCACCATCAAAAGCATCCTTAATCTTCAGCACCTGGCTCTCGATTAAAGCCCTCCTCTCAGGCTCATCATCTTCGTCGCAAGTGTTCATGCAAATGCAGGAGTTTGTTGAGATTGCGAGAGAAAAACAGCGGAACGCCCTTCCCAGACCGGATCTCCCCATCAGCTACTCTTGTTGCTCCTGAGTTAGAACAAGAAGTATTCAGCCCCCCACTTATAAGCAAGGTAGCTAGCCAATGTCTATTATATCAATTTGATATCAAGTATTGTTACTTTTACTCAAAGCTTTTAATGCGCATAATACTTCCTTGATGGAAGAGTATCAACATTAATAAATGGTTTCTGATCACGAAACACTGCTTCTGGTTGGTCAATTTGGGTTGACTAACTAAATATAGCAGGGCCTGCAATAGTCAAAGCCTAGGTAGGAAGAAGTCAAGTCGAGCTGTAGCCCCTCCATGTGATCGGGTCCTTAAAACAAAGCTAATAACATGTTGATATCATGATAAGAGAATAACAGCGGATGAGAACAGTTGAAAGCAACTCCTTTAATGTCTATAATGTTGGTACAACTCATATGTTCTAATGGTGACTCCAAAAAAGTAGACCAAACTCTTGTGCATGAATTAATGTAGCGAATCTAATTACCGGAGAGCATGTGGATGTTGGCCTAAGGGAACAAATATGTACAAGGAGAGTTTGATAATAGGTGGAGAGTGTAAGCCAGATCAATTACACAATGCAACAGAGAGTGCATGTGAACATTGTATATCAATGACATGacatctaggaaaaataatgcaAGTAAAGATAGGAACCCAGTTGCTTATGATTACCATTAAAAAACTCTATCCTTGGTTGGTTATGCCGTCCAATCCAACTGGACAAAAAAGTGCCCAGTTTGCTTACGTGATCATGCATTAGGATGAAGGATAATTGATGGGGGAGATATCTTCAGTTGCGATGCCTAAGCTTTGAGGAAGAATGACCTTGTTCATCCTCAGTTTTAGCCACTTACATCACAAAGATTCTTACCTGCAACATAACAAAGAATAGGGATTGAGTTGATTAGTTTGCACTACCAGTATAGCAGTTAATTTCTATGATGAATCTTTAGCTTAATATCCAACTGCGGGATTCCTCTGGATGTAGTCATAAGCAAAGAATTGAACGAGAATGTGTTTCCACTAGAGCACTGTGGCCAGCAGATAGAGCTGAATCAGAATAGATGCGAGCTAAATGTATTTGCTAGGATTTGTATGTCTGTTCTtctgttttatttttctaaagcatGTACTAATCGGCTAAACACAAGTCACCAATTTTGAGTACAAGAGAAAGAGAGACATCAACCACATTAAGTAAATGAATAAAAAAAGTTATGGGTGCCTACTCAAACACAACATTTTCCTAACCAACCTGACTCACGAGAAAATGGAGTCTTTTGAGACACAAAAATAAACAATGATGAACTTCTACAATTTACAATAGCATCTGAGTAAATCTTGATTTGTAGTCTCACCACGgtcataaaatattaaaaaagggGCATTTAAACATCTGATAGTTGAGAGAAGACTAATTAGTGATAACAATGGCAATGGCATTTGAAGTCTTCAAGATGTTACGAAGCAGCTTTAAGAGGCCGCGTGATGGTAAGTTTGTCTCTTGCATATAAATGAATAAGTCGTTCCCTGTAGTAAAATGAAGTCATCTGCACTATTTTGTTGACTTCTGACTTTCTGAGACATTGACAAGGGGAAAAAGATGATGTTTTCAATGAATACTAACAAAGACTTTGATGTAGAAATGTAAGGTCGCCTCGTACTGCTCTGTTAACTTCGAGGTATTGACAAGATGAAAAAGATGTAGAAGTAGTAACAAAGACTTTAATGGAAAATGGAAAAGGAAAATCTAGTCATTTCAGCATTGTCTTAATGCACATGATTGTTGCTTTTAAATCGATTGTTTTTGGACCTTTCTAATCATGTCTAGGAGACAATAAATATTTGCATCAGCCGAGTTGTTAAATGTATATGTAGTTTTAAAATGGATCTTTCTAATCTCAGTCATCAAATATATATGTAGTTTTAAAATAGACCATACGCTTGTGGTTCTTCATTCTTGgtactaaattaaattatttccaAACGTGAATACAATTTACACTACAATTTCCAAGCACAAGATTCTGTTTGTAAATCTCTTCTTTTAAGTACATAGAATAGAGCCAACCCAAATAGCCAATGGATGTGAAGACATCTATCAGAATCTAGCTCTGTGGTTTACAGTTGTTAATTTGCTAAttgatgaaaatttaattaaaacaaacaaTCAAAACTACAGAAAAAATTAATTGTCCTTATAGAGTTGTATCAAATAGATGAGAACCAGTAAGTTTAGCAACACAATTAATGATACTGTACAAATGTAAGTAAACTACAAACACTAACCAAACCTGTATcatgcaaaatttaaatttacgGGACAAGTTGTTATGATTATCTATGACCTAAACAATGACCAGAAAGAAATTATTGAAGAGATCAGGAAAAGAAGATTAAGTCAGTTGAAGTGGCAATAGATTACCGACTCAAGCTCTTCATCATTATCACCACTGAAATCTGGATTTTATTGCATAAATCCCTTTGAAATTCCCTCTTCGTCCTTTCTATCTCCGGCATCTGCTGCCTCTTCCTATCTTCCATCTTCTCACAGATCTCCCCGAACTTCTTAATCGACTCGGCCAGCATCCTAAAGGAAGGATCTGAGCTTCCCAAGACACGCTCCCCGTCTTGTGGGAGTCCATGAGACTCATCCTCCCTCACACTGTCTCTCGTCGACACCATAGGGAAGATTTCCTGCGGCACTGACGGTGGCTGCTGTCTTGCGGACGGCGGCAACGATGATGGAGACGACATCAACTCTTCCGTGGGCTTTCGAAATCGCCGTCTCTTTTCCGACACTGAGAGTCCGACGAACCCTCAACTCTGCAAAATTGTCTTTAAtaatattaaacttaaattattttttatttttaaaaaattgcaaTTCGATTTTTATTTTTCCCATTTTCATTGTTAATTATTAGAATTAGGGAaggttaaagtatttttttttgtatttataaaacggtatattaaaaattttacatgCAATCTCTATATCTAACAAATTTTGTTTCtctttgttttatttattttaattctctcgtataaatattattatctaattatttttaaaaaattttaggtacaaaaagtctaaaaatgaatatatttcttttaaatttagcactttaaattagaatgtagtatattttttatcaaaattgtcCCTCATATTTTTTTTGATACAAAAAGTTCAAAAATAGGTATAATTCATGTTAAGTACTTTAAATtataattgagtatattttctatcaaatttagtACGACTCTCTAATTGCTcttcaaattttttaagtataaaaagtttaaaaattagtaTAATTCCTCGTAAATTCagtactttaaactagaatcgaataTATATTCTATCAAAATTATCCCTAATATTTTTTGGatataaaaagttttaaaattgatataattcctgttaaatttagtattttaaactagaatagtgtatattttctatcaaattgaacatGATTTTTTCCatacttaatataattcctccaaAATTTAGTaccattaaagaaaatttaatatattttctatcgagcatcatttaaagaaaatataatatattttttatcaaattaaagtaaaaaaaaatagtaaattctaatttaatttaatatgactgaattttaaaaaaatatatttattttaaagttttttatatttaaaaatatcaggacaattaaataaattaattttaattagggAATAGAAACAAATAATTTTATCAGTCTCATGAAAAATTCTATTTCTGATTAATGCAGCTAAACTTTATAAAATTCATAATTGGCTTAATTTAAACGATTGACTACTTttctaaattaaactaaataaaaaaaactaatttgattTATCTCTGGCGCATGATAATTCACGGGACAAATAAAAACAAGCTAATTCCTGCAGCTCGCAATAAGATCCATACTATTCTCCGCCGCTAGGTAATTCCCAATCCCACATCTGATTCGTCTTCCATATCCGGAGGCTGGACGACACGATCGCCGACACCGTTACAATTCGCATCTCGAATAAATTGCCTGCGCATTTTTCGCCTTCTATCACTCCGCTCGCGCAAGCCGAGCGACAGCAACGGAGAATATCTCGGCCCGTATCCCACCCACGATACTGTCCAGATACGGTACGTGTATATCGAGATATTTCCAAAGGCTGGACGATACGATCGACGACACCATTACAATTCGCAACTGATAAATTGTTATCGCAGATGTTCTAAATCTTCTGTACGTTAACTCGGTCAGAAGAACCCTAGAAATCTCCACGACAAACCGCGTCTTTCTGTGCGTTTTTCTTCTTTTCGATTTCGTTTTCGTTTTTTTTATTCTTTCCGAGGATCTCCTTTGGTGCGCATCTTTCGATTTTGAAGGATTCTTCCGCCTCTGTTCCTCAGTTGGAAGTGACATTTTACTTTCGAGTATAGagttcttccttctttttttttacgCTACAGGGGTAGGCTATCACCTTCCTTCTGTTAGAAGATCTATTTTTGGTCCTTTGTGATTCCAGTGAACAGTTTGATTCCGCCTCCTTTCTTTTTGTCTTTTCTTCGTTTTAAGCCGGTGATCGGTGTGCGAGATACCTTTTTGGGGTTTGGATTTTGCTGTTGCTCTGAAGTTGAGACCATGGAGGTAGGGCGGGAGGAGGATAAGAGCATGATGCCTCTGTTCCCGAGGCTTCATTTGAATAATGCTGATAAACGTGGTCCGAGGGCACCTCCCAGGAACAAGATGGTGCTCTATGAGCGGCACAATGTTGCTTCCCGAAGGTTGGGTCAGCCGTCTTCTGCTATGCCACTGCCTCATCACAATGCTCCGTTGCCAATCCCTTCTAATTCTTCTAGGCAGGTTTGTTCACTATGCTTCTGAGTTTaactttttgtattttttttttaaagatgaaTGATTTATGACTAATGAGCTTTGACAAAGGATCTCGAACTTTGAATGCTTAATTAGCATATGATACTGACTAGTTCTTTACATGTATGCCATAGAAATTGTAAGCAAAAACTTCCGTCTTTATTTTTCAACAATTAGATGATGGATTTCATGGACAATAAGTCAAGATATTTTTGAAGTTGAATGTAGAAAGAAGAAGTTGTgatcttatttttttattaatcaaattctattattttactatttattatttatacTGTGTTATTATCTTGATTATCATCAAACATTGTTTGCAAGCTCatgtataaaattattttattttatttatttattttgttgatTCCATTTTCACCTTGCAAGCACATATATAAAGTTTGCAATCTCATACTTAGATTTTGACCATCCGATTTTCAAGTAATACAGGTTTTTACAAGCATGGTTAGAATGTTGAGTAGCTATCTACATGTGGATCGAAAAGTTGATGTATTGAGTGTTCAAGTAATACAAACATGCCTTGGAATTCATCTTTGCTCTCACCGAGAGATCTAGTTTCTAAAGGTTCGATGAATTCATGCAAAAATGAATTATAAGCAATGCACTAAAATCATTTGGTTTTATCATCATTTTATGGATGTAGTTTGATTAACTTTCAATTCAACCATAAGATTCTCCAGCCAAATTCCTTCATGAATAGCCACTGTGTCGCGCACACATGATCATTTTACATCAGCTTGCTCTACATTAGATGGCACTAAAATTGTTATTTTCAATAATCAGGATTACATGAGAGAGATTTTCTCTCTTTTTCGCATGCCTCTTTCAACATCTTTTCTTCCATCAAAGATAGCTGACTAGATGGCACTAAAATTGTTATTTTCAATAGGTAGGATTACACGAGAGagattttctttctctttttcgcATGCCTCTTTCAACACCTGGTCTTCCATCAGAGATAGTTGACTCTCGATCATCTAGCATGATAAATCACCACTCAAGGAAAGGAGATAGACCATTAAAGGGTTTGAATTATGGGAATTCAAGTATAATGGACTTGCTACAACAACAAAGTTTCAACTGTTCTTATGAAAAAAAGCTGAATCAAGCAAGCTATTTTAGAGCTCCTACATTTATTCGAAATGGGGATCATTCACAGTGGAGACTCGAACCAATTACTTTATACAACAGCAATTCAGATGAGAGTGTAAAGGAAAATAGATCCTTGGGAATTGGAGATTTAGATAGAAATAATGAGACTTCTCAGGTCTCAGCAGAAGATGCCAAATATGGTCTGGAGATAGGTCCTGATAAGCTTCCTTGTCTAATTGGTGAGCAGCAATTCTGGAAAATCCAAAGAGTTATTATCAAGTAAGAaacattttccttttctttttttctttttctgttttgtGTTCCACTGACTAATATTGTAACCTTCCTTCTGATTGTGCCTTTTCTCAGTCAACAGAGGGTTTTTGCATTTCAAGTGGCTGAACTGCATAGACTGACAAAGGTACAGAAGTGGTTTGCTGGATCAGCTCATCTGCTTCTTGAAGAAAATCCATGTTTGAGGAAATCTTCAGTAAAAGCACCCTTGAAGATTCCATTGCTTGACATTGCTCAACAGAATGCAATGAAACAGAAAGATGATCAACGAAAACCATACAGCAAGACTGAGAGTCATCAAAATCCTTGGTATTTCCATCCTCAGCCGAATCGGTGGCTAGTTCCTGTTGTGTCGCCTTCCGAGGGGCTTGTTTACAAGCTTTGCACACCACCAGGTGGCATCTTTCCTTCAGTTTATGGATGTTGTACTAATGTAGGTGTTCCTCCAGTAGCAAGAGGTTTTGTAAATACCACATTTAGTGTTCCAGCAGTTGCAAGCATCAAAAGCTACACTCAGAGCTCATGCAACACGTCCCTTTCAAGAAGTGGCGTGATCACAAGTTGTTCCAAGGAGTTGCAAGCATCTAAAGTCACCGAGCTACAAGGTAGTTCAGCAAGCAATCCACATAAAGAAACGCTAATTGAAGCGCAACAAACAATGACCTTATTTCCAGTGGCTGCATTTGAAGGACCTCTTTCTTGTTCATCAGAATCAAGTGGTCATGAGTGTCCAACTCGCCCCATAAAGCCTGTGCCTTACAAAGCCAGCTCTGTTTTGGACGCGGCTGCTAGCATTTTCCAAGCTACACAAGCCAAAAGGCAAAAACACAACTTGTGAGAGATTTACTTTTGATTATTGATCCAGAGAAAAATTTGTGGTGTTAGCAACATGTACATGTGCGATAAAAATACTTGCATTCTCAACATTTTAGGTTGAGGCAGTGCAATAGTCCATTATGTTTTTTGCAATCTCAGCGAAGAGAAAATGGAATTCCTTATTTTTCGGGGGACAGACCTGTTGCCCCAAGTTATTttgttcaatattttttttaactcatcCCATTCCATCCACTGGGTTCATAATTTACCTCTTTCTGTGTTGATTCTTAGATGAGTATTTCATCATTTGCTACTGCCATTGAAAGATTGCTTTATGTTTGCATCTTTGGATTCGGATAACTGTTTGGTACTTCTTTAAGTTATTTTGCGCTTCATCTTTTgccatagaaaaattattttatatactaTATCAATTATCTTCAAatttttattatctaatttatttcctttattccctttctaatttttaaattgaatgatattttaatatttagtaaacagatttctctaaatttaggaaaaaaaaactatttatgaATTTTGATCTTATAAGCCTTCCCATCTCTACCTAGTTAAGCTTAGACATAAATTGGCTAAactcataattaatttaataaaaattatgtaatttcttgCACTTTTATTtcaattatataaaataataatatatatttttgagatatttAAGTAAATATTATAACTAAAAGGAATAAAATAGAGCTTCGGCGTCGTCGTTGTGATGATACCAGAAAAGGATCGTTTCTGAGAATTTGAAATTAAACCCGAGACGACGTTCGAAATTTATTTCTCCTTCAGAAAATTACAGCTCATAACCGAAAAagatcacaaaagaagaaataaacgCCTTGGTATTGCTCCAGTGTATTTAAACCTCTACACTCAAGGTCCTTTAATAGACTCGGCAAAGTTGTGATGATAAGAAGCGGGTACACTTATTTGGTCTCATCGTCCTTCCTATTCAGCACCTTTGTTAGTCATTATGGACTTTACAACGCATACTGACTCAGCATTTCTTCTTTATGTCACTTTGCTGAGTCAT
Coding sequences:
- the LOC122045096 gene encoding protein HEADING DATE 3B-like isoform X2, whose translation is MPLSTPGLPSEIVDSRSSSMINHHSRKGDRPLKGLNYGNSSIMDLLQQQSFNCSYEKKLNQASYFRAPTFIRNGDHSQWRLEPITLYNSNSDESVKENRSLGIGDLDRNNETSQVSAEDAKYGLEIGPDKLPCLIGEQQFWKIQRVIINQQRVFAFQVAELHRLTKVQKWFAGSAHLLLEENPCLRKSSVKAPLKIPLLDIAQQNAMKQKDDQRKPYSKTESHQNPWYFHPQPNRWLVPVVSPSEGLVYKLCTPPGGIFPSVYGCCTNVGVPPVARGFVNTTFSVPAVASIKSYTQSSCNTSLSRSGVITSCSKELQASKVTELQGSSASNPHKETLIEAQQTMTLFPVAAFEGPLSCSSESSGHECPTRPIKPVPYKASSVLDAAASIFQATQAKRQKHNL
- the LOC122045093 gene encoding serine/threonine protein phosphatase 2A 57 kDa regulatory subunit B' kappa isoform-like, with amino-acid sequence MWKQFLCKLPRKSSKSDSSGSNVTTSSNGKPIHRTSSGSLVPSRSTTVKRTASSIFPSSVVTSIEPLLLFKDVPNTEKQNLLINKLNLCYVIFDFSDPNRNSAEKDMKRQALLDIIDYVDTGGSRFTEPTIAAICKMFASNLFRVFPPNTRSSTGGAETEEEEPVFEPAWSHLQLVYDLLLKFIESSSLDAKIAKKYVDHTFIVRLLHLFDSEDPRERDCLKAILHRVYGKFMAHRPFIRKMISNVFYQFMFETNRHNGIAELLEVFGSIISGFALPLKEEHKLFLCKVLIPLHKPKTLGIYHQQLTYCVIQFVEKEPKLVTSVLNGLLRYWPVINSQKEVMFLSELEEILETTNDVDIQKCVLPLFRRVGCCINSSHFQVAERALLMCNNDRVINLVSHNRQVVMPLILPALERNILTHWNQGVLNLTQNVNKVLCEMDEELFLACKRNFEEEETKQELTEQNRRMAWEYLETAAAFQPVTRNVAVLVKPVISPPVVAALS
- the LOC122045096 gene encoding protein HEADING DATE 3B-like isoform X1, encoding MEVGREEDKSMMPLFPRLHLNNADKRGPRAPPRNKMVLYERHNVASRRLGQPSSAMPLPHHNAPLPIPSNSSRQVGLHERDFLSLFRMPLSTPGLPSEIVDSRSSSMINHHSRKGDRPLKGLNYGNSSIMDLLQQQSFNCSYEKKLNQASYFRAPTFIRNGDHSQWRLEPITLYNSNSDESVKENRSLGIGDLDRNNETSQVSAEDAKYGLEIGPDKLPCLIGEQQFWKIQRVIINQQRVFAFQVAELHRLTKVQKWFAGSAHLLLEENPCLRKSSVKAPLKIPLLDIAQQNAMKQKDDQRKPYSKTESHQNPWYFHPQPNRWLVPVVSPSEGLVYKLCTPPGGIFPSVYGCCTNVGVPPVARGFVNTTFSVPAVASIKSYTQSSCNTSLSRSGVITSCSKELQASKVTELQGSSASNPHKETLIEAQQTMTLFPVAAFEGPLSCSSESSGHECPTRPIKPVPYKASSVLDAAASIFQATQAKRQKHNL
- the LOC122045095 gene encoding protein SODIUM POTASSIUM ROOT DEFECTIVE 2-like, whose amino-acid sequence is MGRSGLGRAFRCFSLAISTNSCICMNTCDEDDEPERRALIESQVLKIKDAFDGAKTLAFHLEPKTVVLRVSMHCNGCARKVQKHISKMEGVSSYEVDLGSKKVVVVGDITPFEVLESVSKVKFAELWLTPQPS